The following are encoded in a window of Spea bombifrons isolate aSpeBom1 chromosome 2, aSpeBom1.2.pri, whole genome shotgun sequence genomic DNA:
- the CWC15 gene encoding spliceosome-associated protein CWC15 homolog, whose protein sequence is MTTAARPTFEPARGGRGKGEGDLSQLSKQYSSRDLPSHTKIKYRQATQDAPEEVRSRDFRRELEERERTTVRDKNRDRPTREHASSISKKPRLDQIPAANLDADDPLSDEDEDDDSDEDSDDDSALLAELEKIKKERAEEQARKELEQKAEEERIRMENILSGNPLLNLAGPVQAQATFKVKRRWDDDVVFKNCAKGVDDKKDKRFINDTLRSEFHKKFMEKYIK, encoded by the exons ATGACGACCGCGGCTAGGCCAACGTTCGAGCCGGCTAGAGGTGGCAGAGGGAAAGGAGAAGGTGATCTAAGCCAGCTCTCCAAGCAGTATTCTAGCAGAGACCTTCCTTCTCACACCAAGATCAAATACAG ACAGGCCACCCAGGATGCCCCTGAGGAGGTGAGAAGCCGCGACTTCAGAAGGGAGCTGGAGGAGAGGGAGCGCACGACTGTGAGAGACAAAAATAGGGACCGACCCACAAGAG agcacGCATCTTCCATATCTAAGAAACCTCGTCTGGATCAGATTCCAGCTGCAAACCTTGATGCGGACGATCCTCTCTCTGAT GAAGATGAAGACGACGATTCAGATGAAGACAGTGATGATGATTCTGCTCTCCTAGCAGAGCTGGAGAAAATTAAGAAGGAACGAGCAGAAGAGCAAGCGCGGAAG GAGCTGGAGCAGAAGGCCGAAGAGGAACGGATCAGAATGGAGAACATTCTCAGTGGGAACCCTCTGTTGAACCTTGCGGGCCCTGTACAGGCTCAAGCGACTTTTAAAGTGAAGCGGAG GTGGGACGACGAcgttgtttttaagaactgcgCTAAAGGCGTCGATGACAAGAAGGACAAACGATTTATAAACGACACTCTACGCTCCGAGTTCCACAAGAAGTTTATGGAAAAGTATATCAAGTAG